TGGGCACGTGCGAGTTCGGCGGTTGCCTTGCGGAGACGACCTTCGGAATCCTCAAGATCCTTGAGGATGGCCTGACGACGACGCTCGAGGATTCCACCGAGGAACCCTTTGAGGAACCAATACAGAACCCCGATCACGATGACCAGGTTGATGAGGTTGGTCTCGAACAGGTTGAGGTTGAGACCGAAGCCGCCTTCGGAAGCGAACAGTGTGGGAAGCATGGTCATCAGGCAGCCAGAAGTCGTTTAATGATCTGGGCACTGAGCTGATCAACCTGACCCATCAACTTGGTCTGGGCGGTTTCACGCTGAGCTTCGATCTCTCTCCGAGCCTTTTCGCGGGTGCGGTTGGCTTCGGTCTCCGCTTCAGCAAGAGCCTCGCGGTAGAGACGGTCCACTTCCTGTTCGGCCTCGACGATGGCGGCTTGGGCCGCCTGACGGGCTCCACGGAGTTGGTCCTGGAGATCGGCTTCCAGTCGCTGAATCTGCTCAAGCTTTTGCTTGGCGTCAGCACGACTGGTCGCGATGTAACCCTCGCGATCCTCCACGACCTTGCCGACCGGCCGGAAGAACAGGGAATTGAGCAGGAAGGTGAGGAGAACCACCTGAACCGCCATCAGCGGCAAGGTGGCATCGAGGTCGAAAAGACCTCCCTCCGGAACACCTGCTTCAGCAAGCAGAAGCCAGGGCATGGAAGGGTGCGATGGGGTGAATCAAATCGAACGAATCAGGGACACGGAAGGACTCAACGTCCTTCCGCGCGGAGACCTGATCAGCCGGCGAAGGGGTTGGCGAACAGGAGCACCAGAGCCACAACCAGGCCGTAGATGGTCAGAGCTTCCATGAAAGCCAGAGACAGCAGCAGGGTGCCGCGGATCTTGCCTTCAGCTTCAGGCTGGCGGGCGATGCCTTCCACAGCCTGACCGGCTGCGGTGCCCTGGCCGATACCAGGGCCGATGGCGGCGAGACCCACCGCGAGGGCGGCGGCCAGAACGGAAGCGGCGGAGGTCAGATCACTCATTGGTGGAAAGCGGTTGGAGTT
This region of Synechococcus sp. NOUM97013 genomic DNA includes:
- a CDS encoding F0F1 ATP synthase subunit B': MPWLLLAEAGVPEGGLFDLDATLPLMAVQVVLLTFLLNSLFFRPVGKVVEDREGYIATSRADAKQKLEQIQRLEADLQDQLRGARQAAQAAIVEAEQEVDRLYREALAEAETEANRTREKARREIEAQRETAQTKLMGQVDQLSAQIIKRLLAA
- the atpE gene encoding ATP synthase F0 subunit C, with translation MSDLTSAASVLAAALAVGLAAIGPGIGQGTAAGQAVEGIARQPEAEGKIRGTLLLSLAFMEALTIYGLVVALVLLFANPFAG